A single window of bacterium DNA harbors:
- a CDS encoding T9SS type A sorting domain-containing protein translates to MKLNCAMIFLFVGFALAQWPLTTSNSWITDVPTVFDFVPLGVEFIETTGSQLVWNGPKWRLSCFIAAGIGITPTGDTILFQLRIPHPTRGGLKDCFADMFYYRGSWRKFYRNCSPCYFVERSSRFSYPTYYVYGTYSSGDSCIQSMSYDTTTRRWIYRVYPLHGHGDTVEIIMRPRGVTYWMGKPRGPYIIHGAIFNRPEFDIWGGFWELCEVVGKIVILGSGTWNFVGNCIWDRAYHLVYYSDTAAGHAGAPLAFTCGYVFDDSFQLAFAHADNPSPLTPPVTFQHQGRLYLPSRGLSLRFDRFTFSDNGGLQPTQLYIDNDSDSVIVHLTGDPILFYPRVWGIGNNIWWDSTAQRTWGRVFLHWHGQVIVGTDTMNIENAFGVIEATRCQPGSKIENELTALPNNLAINIYPNPFNKYCAIKTNKELCLEIYDISGKLVKNLIPTKIATVTIRLEGKFIIGSQKIQPTLEFTSL, encoded by the coding sequence ATGAAGTTAAATTGTGCTATGATTTTCTTATTCGTAGGTTTTGCTTTAGCCCAATGGCCACTAACCACCTCCAATTCTTGGATAACTGATGTCCCCACAGTATTCGACTTTGTTCCATTAGGTGTTGAATTCATTGAGACGACAGGGTCACAATTAGTATGGAACGGACCAAAATGGCGGCTTAGTTGCTTTATAGCCGCAGGAATAGGCATTACCCCAACAGGAGATACAATTTTGTTTCAGCTAAGAATACCTCATCCTACAAGAGGCGGTTTAAAAGATTGTTTCGCTGATATGTTTTATTATCGCGGAAGCTGGCGAAAATTTTATAGAAACTGTTCGCCTTGTTATTTCGTCGAAAGGAGTTCACGATTTTCATATCCCACATATTATGTATATGGTACTTATTCTTCTGGTGATTCATGCATTCAATCAATGTCATATGACACAACAACAAGAAGATGGATTTACAGAGTGTATCCCTTACATGGTCATGGAGACACAGTTGAGATTATTATGCGACCCCGTGGGGTAACATATTGGATGGGAAAGCCCCGAGGACCATATATTATTCATGGTGCTATTTTCAATCGCCCTGAGTTTGATATATGGGGCGGCTTTTGGGAACTGTGCGAGGTAGTCGGTAAAATAGTAATATTAGGTTCAGGAACTTGGAATTTTGTTGGAAATTGTATCTGGGACAGAGCATATCATCTCGTCTATTACTCTGATACTGCCGCTGGACATGCAGGCGCTCCTTTAGCATTCACATGTGGGTATGTATTTGATGATAGTTTTCAACTCGCATTCGCACACGCCGATAATCCATCACCCTTAACACCACCTGTGACATTTCAGCATCAGGGAAGGTTATATTTACCTTCAAGAGGACTAAGCCTGAGATTTGACAGGTTCACATTCTCAGATAATGGTGGTCTGCAACCAACTCAACTTTACATCGATAATGATTCCGATTCTGTGATAGTCCATCTTACAGGTGACCCTATCCTATTTTATCCAAGAGTATGGGGAATAGGAAATAATATATGGTGGGATTCAACAGCTCAACGAACTTGGGGCAGAGTATTTTTGCATTGGCATGGTCAAGTAATAGTAGGCACCGACACGATGAACATAGAAAATGCGTTCGGAGTGATAGAAGCAACGCGCTGTCAACCAGGTTCAAAAATAGAAAACGAATTAACCGCATTACCAAACAATTTAGCAATAAACATTTATCCTAATCCGTTTAATAAATATTGCGCGATAAAAACAAACAAAGAACTCTGCTTAGAAATATACGACATAAGCGGAAAGTTGGTCAAAAACTTAATTCCAACGAAGATTGCGACTGTGACAATTCGACTGGAGGGAAAATTTATTATTGGCAGCCAGAAAATTCAACCAACTCTGGAGTTTACTTCCTTGTAG